From the Acidimicrobiales bacterium genome, one window contains:
- a CDS encoding DUF2892 domain-containing protein, translating to MVNQAGWERIARVALGIVLMIVGFAVIGGTGGIIMGIVGVVPLATGLSGWCPLYSLFGFRTNGRARTAAH from the coding sequence ATGGTCAATCAAGCAGGCTGGGAACGGATCGCACGAGTCGCCCTCGGCATCGTCTTGATGATCGTCGGGTTCGCCGTGATCGGCGGGACCGGTGGCATCATCATGGGGATCGTCGGGGTCGTCCCGCTGGCCACGGGTCTGTCGGGCTGGTGCCCGCTGTACTCGCTGTTCGGGTTCCGCACCAACGGCCGGGCACGGACCGCCGCCCACTGA
- a CDS encoding aldo/keto reductase codes for MEQRSIGELSVSVVGLGCNNFGMTIDEERSHSVVRAALDAGITYFDTADIYGDTHSEEWLGGALRGHRDEVVIATKFGHRAGDPPDGRGGDPAWIRSSLEASLRRLGVETIDHYQLHQPDRHTPVAETLGALAELKAEGKIREIGCSNFDADKLDEAATAANEKSLAPFASVQNHYSVLTRTPDEAVLPACERLEMAFVPFFPLESGLLTGKYTSTEPPEGTRLDVWQGAQRERFLNDDRLAAVQRLESYAADNDHTILELALSWLVSHPTVASVIAGATRPDQVAANAAAATAWTMDASTRAEIVEAATG; via the coding sequence ATGGAACAACGAAGCATCGGCGAGTTGAGCGTCTCGGTCGTGGGGCTGGGCTGCAACAACTTCGGGATGACGATCGACGAGGAGCGCTCTCACAGCGTGGTACGTGCGGCACTCGACGCCGGCATCACCTATTTCGACACCGCCGACATCTACGGCGACACCCATTCCGAGGAGTGGTTGGGTGGAGCGCTGCGGGGCCACCGCGACGAGGTGGTCATCGCGACGAAGTTCGGCCACCGCGCAGGTGACCCCCCCGACGGCCGCGGTGGCGACCCGGCCTGGATCCGTTCCTCGCTGGAGGCCAGCCTGCGACGCCTCGGGGTCGAGACGATCGACCACTACCAACTCCACCAGCCGGACCGCCACACCCCCGTGGCCGAGACTCTCGGCGCCCTCGCGGAGCTGAAGGCCGAGGGCAAGATCCGCGAGATCGGCTGCTCGAACTTCGATGCCGACAAGCTCGACGAGGCCGCCACGGCGGCGAACGAGAAGTCGCTCGCCCCGTTCGCCTCGGTCCAGAACCACTACAGCGTGCTGACGCGCACCCCCGACGAGGCGGTCCTGCCGGCGTGCGAACGCCTCGAGATGGCCTTCGTCCCCTTCTTTCCCCTCGAGTCGGGACTGTTGACTGGCAAGTACACGTCCACCGAACCGCCCGAAGGCACCCGCCTCGACGTGTGGCAGGGCGCACAACGCGAACGCTTCCTCAACGACGACCGACTCGCCGCGGTGCAACGGCTCGAGTCCTACGCCGCCGACAACGACCACACGATCCTGGAGCTGGCGCTGTCGTGGCTGGTCTCACATCCGACCGTTGCCTCGGTCATCGCCGGGGCGACGCGACCGGATCAGGTCGCGGCGAACGCCGCAG
- a CDS encoding PQQ-binding-like beta-propeller repeat protein: MTRSARVAVAAVVAVLVVVVVVAVDAERTADPDSSGVALGGAAGDLGTVASTTTTVPVTTTTVPATTTTTEPPYDGWVDPASSGEPWSETVEGILTFRGSPTRSYYGSGPVPTNPSVAWSFPGGSMCSLSSVGSETTQWCGTGWTGQPSVFERDGRTWVVFGAYDRNVHFVDGDTGERIIPDFPTGDIIKGSVTIDPDGFPIVYFGSRDNFLRAVSFDGPEPVELWSLDARSISPRLWNDDWDGSPMVIDDYLFEGGENSNIHIVKLNRGYDADGRVTVAPELVFVAPGWDDELLAAFGSNNVSIENSVMISGNTLYFANSGGLLQGWDITGLAEGATPERVFRFWLGDDTDASIVGDDEGFLYAGIEYEKGNARSAEVGQIVKIDPSNPDDPIVWSIADRGTLPAGVWATPAIYADMVYASTDGGRFLGIDRATGEIRWEKRLPGPLWSSQVVVDDVLIQGDCTGILHAYDVSDTTIEPPELWTVDLGGGCIESTPAVWDGAIYVGTRGGQFHKIADP, from the coding sequence GTGACCCGCTCTGCCCGTGTTGCCGTCGCAGCCGTCGTCGCCGTCCTCGTGGTCGTGGTGGTCGTCGCGGTGGACGCGGAGCGCACAGCGGATCCCGACTCCTCCGGTGTCGCTCTGGGGGGAGCCGCAGGCGACCTGGGGACCGTGGCGTCGACCACGACGACGGTCCCCGTGACAACCACAACGGTTCCGGCGACGACCACGACCACCGAACCGCCCTACGACGGCTGGGTCGACCCGGCCTCGTCCGGCGAGCCCTGGAGCGAAACGGTCGAGGGCATCTTGACCTTCCGTGGGTCGCCGACCCGCAGCTACTACGGATCGGGCCCCGTCCCGACGAACCCGTCGGTCGCGTGGTCCTTCCCCGGCGGGTCGATGTGTTCGCTGTCATCGGTCGGGTCGGAGACCACCCAGTGGTGTGGCACCGGCTGGACGGGTCAGCCGTCCGTGTTCGAACGCGACGGCCGGACGTGGGTGGTCTTCGGCGCCTACGACCGCAACGTCCACTTCGTCGACGGCGACACCGGGGAGCGGATCATCCCGGACTTCCCCACCGGCGACATCATCAAGGGTTCGGTGACGATCGACCCCGACGGCTTCCCGATCGTCTACTTCGGCTCGCGGGACAACTTCCTGCGCGCCGTCTCCTTCGACGGCCCCGAGCCCGTCGAGTTGTGGAGCCTCGACGCCCGGTCGATCTCGCCGCGCCTGTGGAACGACGACTGGGACGGATCCCCGATGGTCATCGACGACTACCTCTTCGAGGGTGGCGAGAACTCGAACATCCACATCGTGAAGCTCAACCGGGGATACGACGCCGACGGACGGGTGACCGTCGCCCCCGAGCTCGTCTTCGTCGCGCCGGGCTGGGACGACGAGCTGCTCGCCGCATTCGGTTCCAACAACGTGTCCATCGAGAACTCGGTGATGATCAGCGGGAACACGCTGTACTTCGCCAACTCCGGTGGACTGCTGCAGGGTTGGGACATCACGGGTCTCGCGGAAGGTGCCACCCCCGAGCGCGTCTTCCGCTTCTGGCTGGGTGACGACACCGACGCCTCGATCGTCGGCGACGACGAGGGCTTCCTCTACGCGGGCATCGAGTATGAGAAGGGCAACGCACGCTCGGCCGAAGTCGGCCAGATCGTCAAGATCGACCCGTCGAACCCGGACGACCCGATCGTGTGGTCGATCGCCGACCGTGGCACCCTGCCCGCCGGGGTCTGGGCTACACCGGCCATCTACGCGGACATGGTCTACGCCTCCACCGACGGCGGGCGGTTCCTCGGCATCGACCGGGCCACCGGGGAGATCCGCTGGGAGAAGCGGCTACCCGGGCCGTTGTGGTCGAGCCAGGTGGTCGTGGACGACGTCCTCATCCAGGGCGACTGCACGGGGATCCTCCACGCCTACGACGTGTCCGACACGACGATCGAACCGCCCGAGCTGTGGACCGTGGACCTCGGCGGCGGCTGCATCGAATCCACTCCCGCCGTCTGGGACGGTGCCATCTACGTCGGAACCCGCGGCGGGCAGTTCCACAAGATCGCCGATCCCTGA
- a CDS encoding sigma-70 family RNA polymerase sigma factor, whose protein sequence is MTFAEADLVEHLDALYRYARGSTGDPHTAADIVQDTIVRAMERRDQYREDAPLHHWLMRIAHNLVVDRARRSNRELLVEDVEADWRDDAYTVAADVVVERASTVDELTDALVRLPFIYRSAVYLHDVEGMRVVDVAEVHGISLPAAKQRLRRGRMALVSALAEGNERRMATRGVPMRCWDARRHVSDYMNGDLDPAVGRTVEEHLADCPTCPPLYAALVGVNAELGRLRDPDSVIAPDLEARIRSFLDV, encoded by the coding sequence ATGACGTTCGCCGAGGCGGATCTGGTCGAGCATCTCGATGCCCTCTACCGCTACGCGCGGGGGTCCACCGGGGACCCCCATACCGCGGCGGACATCGTTCAGGACACGATCGTGCGAGCGATGGAGCGCCGCGACCAGTACCGCGAGGATGCGCCGCTGCATCACTGGTTGATGCGCATCGCTCACAACCTCGTTGTCGACCGGGCACGCCGTTCCAACCGCGAGTTGCTCGTCGAGGACGTGGAGGCGGACTGGCGTGACGATGCCTACACCGTCGCCGCCGACGTCGTTGTCGAACGCGCGTCCACCGTCGACGAGCTCACCGACGCCCTGGTGCGCCTTCCGTTCATCTACCGGTCGGCCGTCTACCTCCACGACGTGGAGGGGATGCGTGTCGTGGACGTGGCCGAGGTGCACGGCATCTCGCTACCGGCTGCGAAACAGAGATTGCGCCGGGGGAGGATGGCACTCGTCTCGGCCCTCGCCGAGGGGAACGAACGGCGGATGGCCACGAGAGGAGTCCCGATGAGATGTTGGGACGCACGTCGACATGTCAGCGACTACATGAACGGCGACCTCGACCCCGCCGTGGGTCGGACCGTCGAGGAACACCTCGCCGATTGTCCGACCTGCCCGCCGCTGTACGCGGCTCTCGTCGGGGTCAACGCCGAGCTCGGACGGCTCCGCGACCCCGACTCGGTGATCGCACCGGATCTCGAGGCCAGGATCCGTAGCTTCCTCGACGTCTGA
- a CDS encoding type II toxin-antitoxin system VapC family toxin, whose product MARGILDTSTLILLGRIQDTGPLPAEPLITAITLAELSVGPLVATTDDERAARQAHVQQAEADFEPLPFDADAARSFGRVAAGLRTPGRIPAVRAYDAMIAAIAVSNDLPLHTCNPRDFTGIDELTVVAVPHPDR is encoded by the coding sequence ATGGCAAGAGGGATCCTCGACACGAGCACGCTCATCCTGCTCGGACGGATCCAGGACACGGGTCCGCTTCCCGCCGAACCGCTGATCACGGCGATCACGCTGGCCGAGCTTTCGGTGGGCCCGCTGGTGGCAACCACCGACGATGAACGGGCCGCCCGGCAAGCGCACGTCCAACAGGCCGAGGCCGATTTCGAACCGTTGCCGTTCGACGCTGATGCTGCTCGAAGCTTCGGTCGGGTCGCGGCCGGTCTGCGGACGCCAGGCCGCATACCAGCGGTTCGTGCGTACGACGCCATGATCGCCGCCATCGCCGTCTCCAACGACCTCCCGCTTCACACCTGCAACCCCCGGGACTTCACCGGGATCGACGAGCTCACGGTGGTCGCCGTGCCTCACCCAGACCGCTGA
- a CDS encoding type II toxin-antitoxin system prevent-host-death family antitoxin: protein MSEVSIRELRNHGGDVVDRAAKGERLTITRSGKPVAELRPLGREPMSLDAILARRRQLPAVDPDQLRRDLDQVLDPGF from the coding sequence ATGTCAGAAGTCTCGATCCGGGAACTCCGCAACCACGGCGGCGACGTCGTCGACCGGGCAGCCAAGGGCGAACGGCTCACGATCACCCGGTCCGGCAAGCCGGTCGCCGAGCTGCGACCGCTCGGCCGCGAACCGATGTCACTCGACGCAATCCTTGCCCGCCGGCGGCAACTTCCGGCCGTAGACCCCGACCAGCTCCGGCGCGACCTCGATCAGGTCCTCGACCCTGGCTTCTGA